The stretch of DNA CGATAAAGGGGCGCATCTCCGCCATCCGCTCGGCCTTGCAATAAATCGCGCCGGAGCCTGATGGGCCGTAGAGTTTGTGACCGGTGATCGCATAAAAGTCGGCGTCCAGATCCTGCACATCCACCGGCATATGCACCGCGGCCTGCGAGCCGTCGACCAGCACCGGAACGCCCTTGGAATGCGCGCCTTCGCAGACCGCTTTGATGTCGACCTTGGTGCCCAGGACGTTGGACATGTGGGTGACGGCAACCAGTTTGGTGTTGGGGCTGACGGCATCAATGATCTTCTGCGGATCCAGCGCGCCCGTGCTGTCCACATCGACCCACTTAAGAACCACGCCCTGCCGTTCGCGCAGGTAATGCCACGGCACGATGTTAGCGTGGTGTTCCATGACCGAAAGGACGATCTCGTCGCCCGCTTCCATGCGCGGCATGGCCCAACCATACGCGACCATGTTGATGCCCTCGGTCGTGCCTGAGTTCATCACGATCTCGTCTTCGGAACCTGCGTTCAGAAAGCGGGCAAGCTTGCCTCGGACGCTTTCGTAATTCTCGGTCGCAAGATTAGAAAGGTAGTGCAAACCTCTGTGAACATTGGAATATTCCTCGGAATACGCCTTGGAGATCGCGTCGATCACGACCTGCGGTTTCTGCGCCGATGCGCCATTGTCGAGATAGACCAGCGGCTTGCCGTTCACCTCGCGCGACAGGATCGGAAAGTCCCCGCGGATGGCGTTCACGTCATACATCTCACAATCCTCCTGCTGTCACGCCGGTCAGCGTCACAAGCATCATCAATCCAATAAACAGGCCCGCCAGCACCACAAGCAAGAGGCCGAAGGCACGAAAGAGCGAGTTAAAGCGTAGGGCTGCGCTGATGAAGTGCAACAGCAGCCAGAAGGCTACAATTGCCACACCCAAGGCGACCAGCCCGGCGATGGCCGGCACGACCATGCTGAGCACAAGAACAAGCGCCTGCGCCGCAGCGCGTAACGCCTGAAGCCAGGTCAGCAGCGCCAGCATGTCGGTGAAGTCGCCCTGCCCACCCAAGGCACGTCCGGCCCACACCAAACCGTGCACCATCAAAAGAAGGCCCCCGGCGATAATCGCAAAAAGCGCGATGGGCCGTTCCAGCAATCCAAGGATCGGCATGGCCGCGCGCGCAGCCGCGTCAACCTGCCCATCAAGCAGCACAACCGGCGCTGAGGCCAGCACGGCGTTAACCGCGGCAACCGCGAAGAGCGCGGTATAGAGCGTTGCGCGATCCAGCCGCCACCCGATGATCTGCGCGGCCACCTGTTTGGGGTCGCGCAGCGTATCGACAGCCAGATCTGACACAGAACTCATTCCGAACGCTCCTGTGCGATGGATCCACCAATCCAGAACCACATGAAAACGACAAACCAGATGAGGCCCACGGCCTGCTTTTCCAGTCCCGGCCCGATGAAGCCGGACACAAGACCGTGGAACAGGATCAGCGGTGACGATGCCAGCAAGGCCCAGAACAGCGCCAGCCGTGCACCATAGGCAGTGCCCTTGCCGCCGAAGATGCGTCCAACCAGACGCGCCAGAAGCGCGATGACGTAGAACAAAAGCGGTGCGATAAAGATCAGCGCCATGAGCGAGGCGCCCATGAGCATGTTCAGATCTTCGCCCGTCAGATGCGCCTCGCGCGCCAGACGGGGCAATTGCGCGATGAAGATCTGCACGCAGGACGCCATGAGGTAGGCCAGCGCGCGGTCCTCGCGTTCGCCCAGCGACAACAGTTGCCGCACGACCCGCCCCGGTCCGCGGTAGGTCGCCGTGATGTTCCGAGTGATGGCCATGGTCAGCCCCGATGCCGCTCCAACCAGCCTTGAAGACGCTCGACCAGCGCGTCGCGCAGAGCTTCGTCCTCGATCTCTTCCACCGCCTCGGCGAGGAAGGCAAGGGTCAGCAGGTCCGTCGCGATGTCCGCAGGCACCCCGCGCGAGCGCAGGTAGAACAGCGCCTCGTCGTCGATGGCGCCCGAGGTCGATCCGTGCGAACAGGCGACATCGTCGGCATAGATTTCGAGTTCCGGCTTGGCGAGGAATTGGCTGTCATCGTCCAGCAGAAGGGATTGGCTGATCTGGTAACCGTCCGTTTTCTGGGCCCCTTCCTTGACCAGTATCTTGCCCTGGAACACGCCGACGGCACCGTTGCGCAGCACCTTCTTGAACACCTGACGGCTTTCGCAGCGCAGCGCGTCGTGGGTGACGAACACGGTGTCGTCGTGGTGGAAGTCACCGTCGCCGACGCACGCGCCCGCAACATGCGCCACCGCATCGTCGCCGGTGATGTCGATCACGCATTCATTGCGCGTCAGCCGCCCGTTCACCGTGAGCGTGAAGGATTTGAACACCGATTCCGATTCAAGGCGGGTAAAGATGTGCGTCACCGCCCGGCGTTCATGATCACGGCCCTGCGCGCGCACGTGGTGGAACGCGGCAGTATCGGCGACATCCACTTCCATGCACTTATTGAACCGAGCTGCAGCCGGACCGGTTTCAAGCAGGGTCAGTTCCGCACCGGCGTCGAGTTTCACCACGTGGTGCAGGATCGCGTCCGACGTCTCATTTTCGTGCAAGTATATGAAATTGATCGGCTTTTCCGCCTTTCCAGTGACGTGGATCAGCACACCATCGGTCGCATAGGCCGTGTTCAACGCGGCAAGCGGGCGCGGCACGTAGTGCCCGTTGCCTTCAAGCGTGCCATAGAGGTCGGCGGCCCAGTGGACGTCCGCACTGTCGGCCAGCCGATCAATGCGCACGCCCGCGAGGGTCAGGTCGTCGGACTTGTCGGCGTCGAACACGCCATCGACAAACACGATCTTGAGGCGGTCCATCTCGCCAAAAAGCGGGCCCTCTTCGTTGTGGAAGAGTGCGGCCTGGGGCGCATCGGCTTGCACCAGCGTGTCGGGGCGCGTGAATTTCCAGTACTCATCGCGCCGGTTCGGTAGGCCCATGTCGCGCACGCGGGCCAGTGCCGCCTTGCGCGCCGCGTCCGCCCAGCCGTTTTGCGGCATGGTGAGGGTCGCCAACCGATCCTCGGTCGGGGTGGTCTTGGTCGCTGGTTCGGCCATTACGCCACCTCGGCCAGAATGTCGGCATAGCCGTTGTTTTCAACTTCGAGCGCCAGTTCGGGGCCGCCGGTTTTGACGATCTTGCCGTCTGCCATGATGTGCACGACGTCGGGTTTGATGTGGTCGAGCAGACGCTGGTAGTGAGTAATCACGAGGAACCCGCGCCCTTCGCTGCGCAGCGCGTTCACGCCGTCGGCCACAAGCTTCATCGCGTCGACGTCGAGGCCGGAATCGGTTTCATCCAGGATGCACATCTTGGGTTCCAGCATCGCCATCTGCAGGATTTCATTGCGCTTTTTCTCACCACCGGAAAAGCCGACATTGACGGGGCGTTTCAGCATATCCGCATCAATCTTGAGGTCCTTGGCCTTGGCCCGGATCACCTTCAGGAAATCTGCGGCGCTCATCTCTTCTTCGCCCCGGGCCTTGAGTTGTGCATTCACAGCCGTGCGCAGGAACGTCATGTTGCCGACGCCTGGGATTTCGACCGGATATTGGAAGGCCAGGAACAGGCCCGCTGCGGCGCGCTCTTCCGGCTCCATATCGAGCAGGTCTTCGCCATCGAGCGTCGCCTCACCGCCGGTCACTTCGTAGCCGTCGCGGCCCGACAGCACATAGGACAGCGTCGACTTGCCCGAGCCGTTGGGGCCCATGATGGCGTGCACCTTGCCCGCTTCGACCGTCAGATCGACACCTTTGAGGATCTGCTTGTCTTCCTCTTCCAGTTGCACGTGCAAGTCTTTGATATTCAACATGATCTATTCCTCGTCCTGCGCGACGCCGCGCGTTATTTCAAATTGACGGTGGTGCCCGCGGCACCGACCATCAGCATTTACGTGTTCGCAACGATGCTTTGCGTCGTCGCGAAATTGTTCCTCTGTATCGGCATGGTCATTCCGCATCCCCGCATTGCTGGTTGCAACGGGGGCAGATGCAGTCACCGGCCCGTGCGCGCTGCAGAATGGTCATCAGGCGCACCGTCAGCGCGCCCCAGCACACAAACAGCACGAGGCCGAACAGAAGCTCGAACTGTTCTGCAAAGCGGGCAAAGATCCAGCCGTCGGCGACCATCTCGGCCACAATCTCATCATGGCCAATGGACAGCAGAAAGACGATCACGTGGCCCAGGATCAGCATGGTGAGCGTGCGGGTTTCCTGCGCCAGCCGCCAATGGTGGCCAAAGCGCACGATGCCGGGTTTGCGTGGGGTGTCGGGGGCCATGGGGTCAGGCCCCGCTCTTTGGAGTGGGTGCGCCGGTCATTCCGCACCCTCCACCGTATCGCGGGCAAAGAGTTGCTGGAAACCCATGCCAACTGTGATTGCCATAAACAGAAGCGCGCACCAGACCCAAAAGGATGTCAGTGCCCCCGGTGCCAATGACGCCGCAGCGATCATGCCGCCCAGCACCGCGACAAGAAAGGCGAGGCCACCCTGCTGCGTGCCGTCGAGATCAGAGACCGTGTGACGTTTGATCGGTTTGCGTTCGCTCACTTCGACCATTTTTTCCTCGCCCGCATTTCCGCAAGTGCCTGTCTTACTTCTTCGTCGGTTCGGCTGACGCCTTGGGCGTACTCATCCTTGCTGCGCGTCTTCGTCAACCGGGCGGCCAGTGCCACGTATGCCGCTGCGCCCACAATAAAACCCACAAAGCCGAACTCAACGAGCCAAGCGGGTACAAGCATGTGGCCGATATTGGCGAACAACAGAGCGCCCAGAATTGCCGAGAAAACAGTCCCGTAGAGCGCCTTGGCCCTTTTCAGTGCCCACAGGTCGGGTGCGCCAATGCGCACGTGCCGGTCGATGTTGGAGCCGTGGTCATCCATCTTGAAACAACATCCACGCAACCGCGATAGCACCTGTCGTCATCGCTCCGCCAATCGCCAGGGCCGCCGCAAAATTCGGGAGCAGAGTAACGCCCAGTCCGCCACCCAAGGCCGCACCTGCAAGCACGGACAGGGCCATGGTCGCGAAAGCCGACCGGAATTTTTGCTCGCCCGACATCTGCTACCCCACCGACCCTTCAAGCGAGATGGCGACGAGCTGCTGCGCTTCCATTGCGAACTCCATAGGAAGGGCCTGAAGCACATCCTTGCAGAAACCGTTGACCACCAGGGCGACCGCCTCTTCCTCGTCCATGCCGCGGCTGCGGCAGTAGAACAGTTGGTCGTCGTCCACCTTGGACGTTGTCGCCTCGTGTTCGACGCGGGAGGAGTTGTTCTTGACCTCGATATACGGAACCGTATGCGCCCCGCACTTGTCGCCGATCAGCAGGCTGTCGCACTGGGTGTAGTTGCGACTGTCCTTGGCCTTAGGGTGCATGGACACAAGACCGCGATAGGTGTTCTGCGCCTTGCCTGCGCTGATGCCCTTGGACACGATGCGCGACTTGGTGTTCTTGCCCAGATGCACCATCTTGGTGCCCGTATCGGCCTGCTGCATATTGTTGGCGATGGCGATCGAGTAGAACTCGCCCTGGCTGTCGTCACCGCGCAGGATGCAGGACGGATATTTCCATGTGACGGCAGAGCCGGTTTCGACCTGCGTCCACATCACCTTGGCCCGGTCGCCGCGGCAATCGGCGCGCTTGGTCACGAAGTTGTAGATACCGCCCTTGCCGTTCTCATCACCGGGATACCAGTTCTGCACGGTCGAATACTTCACCTCAGCATCTTCCAGCAGGACAATCTCGACCACAGCGGCATGCAGCTGCGAGGTGTCGCGTTGGGGTGCGGTGCACCCTTC from Tateyamaria omphalii encodes:
- a CDS encoding cysteine desulfurase, encoding MYDVNAIRGDFPILSREVNGKPLVYLDNGASAQKPQVVIDAISKAYSEEYSNVHRGLHYLSNLATENYESVRGKLARFLNAGSEDEIVMNSGTTEGINMVAYGWAMPRMEAGDEIVLSVMEHHANIVPWHYLRERQGVVLKWVDVDSTGALDPQKIIDAVSPNTKLVAVTHMSNVLGTKVDIKAVCEGAHSKGVPVLVDGSQAAVHMPVDVQDLDADFYAITGHKLYGPSGSGAIYCKAERMAEMRPFIGGGDMIKEVSKDGVVYNDPPHKFEAGTPGIVQMIGLGVALDYMMGHGMDAIAAHEDSLRDYTVERLGGLNWLQVQGTTPDKGAIFSFTLDGAGHAHDISTILDKKGVAVRAGQHCVGPLMEHMGLNATCRASFGMYNTKEEVDVLVDALELAHDLFA
- a CDS encoding YIP1 family protein, whose product is MSSVSDLAVDTLRDPKQVAAQIIGWRLDRATLYTALFAVAAVNAVLASAPVVLLDGQVDAAARAAMPILGLLERPIALFAIIAGGLLLMVHGLVWAGRALGGQGDFTDMLALLTWLQALRAAAQALVLVLSMVVPAIAGLVALGVAIVAFWLLLHFISAALRFNSLFRAFGLLLVVLAGLFIGLMMLVTLTGVTAGGL
- a CDS encoding YIP1 family protein; translation: MAITRNITATYRGPGRVVRQLLSLGEREDRALAYLMASCVQIFIAQLPRLAREAHLTGEDLNMLMGASLMALIFIAPLLFYVIALLARLVGRIFGGKGTAYGARLALFWALLASSPLILFHGLVSGFIGPGLEKQAVGLIWFVVFMWFWIGGSIAQERSE
- a CDS encoding SufB/SufD family protein, coding for MAEPATKTTPTEDRLATLTMPQNGWADAARKAALARVRDMGLPNRRDEYWKFTRPDTLVQADAPQAALFHNEEGPLFGEMDRLKIVFVDGVFDADKSDDLTLAGVRIDRLADSADVHWAADLYGTLEGNGHYVPRPLAALNTAYATDGVLIHVTGKAEKPINFIYLHENETSDAILHHVVKLDAGAELTLLETGPAAARFNKCMEVDVADTAAFHHVRAQGRDHERRAVTHIFTRLESESVFKSFTLTVNGRLTRNECVIDITGDDAVAHVAGACVGDGDFHHDDTVFVTHDALRCESRQVFKKVLRNGAVGVFQGKILVKEGAQKTDGYQISQSLLLDDDSQFLAKPELEIYADDVACSHGSTSGAIDDEALFYLRSRGVPADIATDLLTLAFLAEAVEEIEDEALRDALVERLQGWLERHRG
- the sufC gene encoding Fe-S cluster assembly ATPase SufC, which translates into the protein MLNIKDLHVQLEEEDKQILKGVDLTVEAGKVHAIMGPNGSGKSTLSYVLSGRDGYEVTGGEATLDGEDLLDMEPEERAAAGLFLAFQYPVEIPGVGNMTFLRTAVNAQLKARGEEEMSAADFLKVIRAKAKDLKIDADMLKRPVNVGFSGGEKKRNEILQMAMLEPKMCILDETDSGLDVDAMKLVADGVNALRSEGRGFLVITHYQRLLDHIKPDVVHIMADGKIVKTGGPELALEVENNGYADILAEVA